The following are from one region of the Rhodopirellula sp. P2 genome:
- a CDS encoding SDR family NAD(P)-dependent oxidoreductase yields MDLKLGGNVALITGGASGIGLATARMFAEEGCSLQLWDVSPQVEEAASELRELGVKVGTQIVDIVDEEQVKHAVSSCMNEHGRLDHVVHCAAIGSGKFGFPFTHVAPSDWKRTLEVNVIGMANVAAALAPPLVEQRSGSFVFLASIAGQMGSQTDPPYSASKAANINFAQCMAKDLAPHNVRVNTVCPGMVKTPLNRSVWQAWYERTDPRDQLSYEDWTEQKIKNVIPLGRWQSSEDVAAMIVFLSSERTKEVTGQTINVDGGCVMHC; encoded by the coding sequence ATGGATTTGAAATTAGGCGGCAACGTGGCTTTGATCACGGGTGGCGCGAGCGGGATCGGATTGGCGACCGCGAGAATGTTTGCGGAAGAAGGCTGTTCGCTTCAGCTTTGGGATGTTTCGCCCCAAGTCGAAGAAGCGGCGAGCGAGTTGCGAGAGCTGGGCGTGAAAGTCGGCACGCAGATCGTCGACATTGTCGATGAAGAACAGGTCAAACACGCGGTCAGTTCCTGCATGAATGAACACGGACGTCTCGACCATGTGGTGCACTGCGCTGCGATCGGGTCGGGGAAGTTCGGCTTCCCGTTCACCCACGTTGCTCCAAGCGATTGGAAGCGAACGCTGGAAGTCAATGTCATCGGGATGGCGAACGTCGCTGCAGCACTGGCTCCGCCGTTGGTTGAGCAGCGGTCGGGATCGTTTGTGTTCCTCGCATCCATCGCGGGACAAATGGGGTCGCAGACCGATCCGCCGTACAGTGCCAGCAAAGCAGCCAACATTAACTTTGCGCAGTGCATGGCCAAAGACTTGGCACCGCACAATGTTCGGGTCAACACGGTTTGTCCGGGGATGGTCAAGACACCGCTGAACCGATCGGTGTGGCAGGCTTGGTACGAACGCACCGATCCTCGCGACCAACTTTCTTACGAAGATTGGACGGAGCAGAAGATCAAAAACGTGATCCCGCTCGGACGTTGGCAATCCAGTGAAGACGTCGCCGCGATGATCGTGTTTCTCTCGTCAGAACGAACCAAAGAAGTGACCGGCCAAACCATCAACGTGGATGGTGGTTGCGTGATGCACTGCTAG
- a CDS encoding FecR domain-containing protein has translation MITVRDGLRGFVVDTPNGRLIDQGTSFGVSVKSGGASVVEVFDGQVDIEVAATGETRSLTEQTSAWLLPQQILSAKQVGWNDRAQPCEPFGR, from the coding sequence GTGATCACCGTTCGCGATGGCTTGCGAGGCTTTGTGGTCGACACCCCCAACGGCCGCCTGATTGATCAAGGGACCAGCTTCGGTGTGTCGGTGAAATCCGGTGGGGCGTCGGTGGTCGAGGTGTTCGATGGACAAGTCGACATCGAAGTGGCCGCAACGGGAGAGACACGCAGCTTGACCGAACAAACATCCGCCTGGTTGCTGCCCCAGCAAATTTTGTCCGCTAAGCAGGTCGGCTGGAATGATCGGGCACAACCATGTGAGCCGTTTGGGCGTTAG
- a CDS encoding sigma factor: MNSSHETPEHNASITGPIDHTEEFVRLLGQTRRHRFAYLMSLMNDRNDVEEVLQETDLVLWRKFDDFEWGPNFTAWSCRVAFNQMRAWRQKQQRSRLQFSDEFLTAVATQLDTHTDRCDHRSRWLARLCGRHPQRPPD; this comes from the coding sequence ATGAACTCATCTCACGAAACTCCCGAACACAATGCGTCGATCACCGGTCCCATCGATCACACCGAAGAGTTTGTGCGGTTGCTCGGGCAAACCCGTCGTCATCGGTTTGCCTACCTGATGAGCCTGATGAATGACCGCAACGATGTCGAAGAGGTCCTGCAAGAAACCGATTTGGTTCTGTGGCGAAAGTTCGATGACTTCGAATGGGGCCCCAATTTCACCGCGTGGTCCTGTCGCGTCGCATTCAATCAAATGAGAGCGTGGCGGCAAAAGCAACAACGCAGCCGTCTGCAATTTTCAGATGAGTTCTTGACCGCGGTGGCAACCCAACTGGACACCCACACGGACCGCTGTGATCACCGTTCGCGATGGCTTGCGAGGCTTTGTGGTCGACACCCCCAACGGCCGCCTGATTGA
- a CDS encoding sulfatase-like hydrolase/transferase yields MMYRPLSTLLLWMLLALPHAFAESSQPPAKPNVLFIAMDDLNDWIGCLGGHPQTITPNLDRLAASGILFSNAHCPAPACNPCRSAVFTGRSPHQSGLYDNRQQMREIMPDEVILPQYFRNHGYHAAGSGKLLHYFIDADSWDEYFPKAESENPLPQTFYPTQRPVSLKRGGPWQYVETDWAALDVTDEEFGGDWAVSQWIGDQLRAEHDQPFFLGCGIYRPHEPWFVPQKYFEPFPLESIQLPPGYLENDLDDVPAAGQRAARNRYFAHIQEQDQWKQGIQGYLASIHFADAMLGRVLDALESGPNANNTIVVLWSDHGWQLGEKEHWQKYTPWRAVTRVPLMVRVPQSLSPSLPEGTPSGVVCDAPVNTLSLFPTLLDLCELPSRPQNDGPSLLPLLHDPDSQDWTQNSVTYLSQPGGYAISGRTHRYVHYPDGSEELYDIQADPYEWENLANQATAISQLTHFRSIAPTEFAKRIEPSVKSLAKLSFHPIDDGAAPPSKPAGNKFPVHFLNQQRDPVELCWMDEEANPKPYGTIQPGQTQTQSTRPGAVWMVREPATGKPLGYFRVGDRTAQAVIPATKPNVVIILTDDQGWADLSCQDVVDDIQTPHIDALAARGVRCTNAYVTSPQCSPSRAGLITGRYQQRFGIDTIPDMPLPTEAVTMAEHLQPLGYRTGFVGKWHLEPNVTCVDWIRRELPAMADKPRRQVRIPWPKIQPYSPAQQGFDEYYWGAMTNYRTNFDLASGELLPQMKQLRDERFRIDVQSDAAVNFIDRNHDQPFYLQLNYYGPHTPLEATDEYLDRFPQSMPKRRRYALAMLAAIDDGVGRIVDQLKTHGLLDNTLVVMTSDNGAPLKMTKVDTPIDGDAGGWDGSLNDPWVGEKGMLSEGGIRVPMIWSLPSQLPSAITYNWPISTLDIAPSVLQLAGGTLDPESEPFDGINLIPRLNDIQIPSTRTLYFRFWDQAAVRQGKWKYIFVGDGRRYLFDLESDQHEHRNLIESYPELAGKLHETLQTWTLELDPPGLPKGKKMRERDWYDFYFDDHPLSKSK; encoded by the coding sequence ATGATGTACCGCCCACTGTCGACCTTGCTGCTTTGGATGCTGCTGGCCCTTCCACATGCTTTCGCGGAATCCTCCCAACCGCCCGCGAAACCGAACGTTCTGTTCATCGCGATGGACGATCTGAATGACTGGATCGGTTGCTTGGGCGGGCACCCGCAAACGATCACTCCCAACTTGGATCGGCTGGCGGCCAGTGGGATCCTGTTCTCCAACGCTCATTGCCCGGCACCGGCTTGCAACCCATGTCGCTCTGCCGTCTTCACCGGCCGGTCCCCTCATCAATCGGGGCTGTATGACAATCGCCAACAGATGCGAGAGATCATGCCGGACGAGGTCATCTTGCCGCAGTACTTTCGCAACCATGGCTATCACGCCGCGGGCTCCGGCAAACTGCTGCACTACTTCATCGACGCGGACTCGTGGGACGAGTACTTTCCCAAAGCCGAATCCGAAAACCCATTGCCACAAACGTTCTACCCCACCCAGCGCCCGGTCAGTTTGAAACGTGGCGGGCCGTGGCAATACGTTGAAACGGACTGGGCCGCACTCGACGTCACCGATGAAGAGTTCGGTGGTGACTGGGCGGTCAGCCAGTGGATCGGCGACCAACTTCGCGCCGAACATGACCAACCGTTCTTCCTTGGTTGCGGGATCTACCGACCTCACGAACCCTGGTTTGTGCCCCAAAAGTACTTCGAACCATTTCCACTCGAGAGCATCCAGCTACCACCGGGATACCTTGAAAACGATTTGGACGACGTGCCCGCTGCGGGTCAACGCGCCGCTCGCAATCGCTACTTCGCTCACATTCAAGAACAAGACCAATGGAAGCAAGGCATTCAAGGCTACCTCGCATCCATTCACTTTGCCGATGCAATGCTCGGTCGAGTCCTGGACGCCTTGGAATCCGGGCCCAACGCGAACAACACGATCGTGGTTCTCTGGTCAGATCACGGGTGGCAACTGGGTGAGAAAGAACACTGGCAAAAGTACACCCCATGGCGAGCGGTCACCCGCGTACCCTTGATGGTTCGCGTCCCTCAATCGCTCAGCCCCTCGCTGCCCGAGGGCACACCCTCCGGCGTCGTCTGCGATGCACCGGTGAACACTCTCAGTCTGTTCCCGACGCTCCTCGATCTGTGCGAATTGCCTTCGCGGCCGCAAAACGACGGGCCGAGTCTCCTGCCTCTGCTTCACGATCCGGATTCGCAGGACTGGACTCAAAATTCCGTCACGTATCTCTCCCAACCAGGCGGTTACGCGATCAGCGGGCGGACTCATCGTTACGTTCATTACCCGGACGGCAGTGAAGAACTGTATGACATCCAGGCCGATCCCTATGAGTGGGAAAATCTCGCGAATCAGGCCACCGCCATTTCGCAACTCACTCACTTTCGATCCATCGCACCGACCGAGTTTGCGAAACGGATTGAACCATCGGTGAAGTCACTGGCGAAACTCTCGTTCCACCCGATCGATGACGGTGCCGCCCCGCCGTCCAAACCCGCCGGGAACAAATTCCCGGTGCACTTCCTCAACCAGCAACGCGACCCCGTCGAACTTTGCTGGATGGATGAAGAAGCGAATCCCAAACCCTACGGCACCATCCAACCTGGTCAAACGCAAACCCAGTCCACTCGTCCTGGAGCGGTGTGGATGGTCAGAGAACCTGCCACCGGCAAACCACTGGGCTACTTTCGCGTCGGTGACCGAACCGCCCAAGCCGTCATTCCCGCCACCAAACCCAACGTCGTCATCATCCTCACCGATGACCAAGGCTGGGCTGACCTGAGTTGCCAAGACGTGGTTGATGACATTCAAACACCGCACATCGATGCTCTAGCAGCCCGCGGTGTTCGTTGCACCAACGCCTACGTCACCTCGCCCCAGTGCAGTCCATCACGGGCCGGTTTGATCACCGGACGCTACCAACAACGTTTTGGGATCGACACCATCCCCGACATGCCTTTGCCAACCGAAGCCGTGACCATGGCTGAGCATTTGCAACCACTCGGCTACCGCACCGGTTTCGTCGGCAAATGGCACTTGGAACCCAACGTGACCTGCGTCGACTGGATCCGCCGCGAATTGCCAGCGATGGCGGACAAACCGCGACGACAAGTCCGAATCCCATGGCCAAAGATCCAACCATATTCCCCAGCCCAGCAAGGTTTCGACGAATACTACTGGGGAGCCATGACGAACTATCGCACCAACTTTGATCTCGCCTCGGGTGAGTTGCTGCCACAGATGAAGCAACTCCGTGACGAACGATTTCGCATTGACGTGCAATCCGATGCGGCGGTGAACTTCATCGACCGCAATCACGACCAACCGTTTTACTTGCAGTTGAATTACTACGGACCGCACACGCCGCTGGAAGCCACCGACGAGTACCTCGATCGGTTCCCACAATCGATGCCCAAACGACGGCGTTATGCACTCGCGATGCTCGCCGCGATCGACGACGGCGTTGGACGGATCGTGGACCAATTGAAGACCCACGGTTTGCTGGACAACACCTTGGTCGTCATGACCAGCGACAACGGAGCACCGCTTAAAATGACCAAGGTTGACACTCCCATTGATGGCGATGCTGGCGGATGGGACGGCTCCCTCAATGACCCCTGGGTGGGTGAAAAAGGCATGCTCTCCGAAGGCGGAATTCGCGTGCCGATGATCTGGAGCCTGCCCAGCCAACTGCCCAGCGCGATCACCTACAACTGGCCTATCAGCACCCTCGACATCGCCCCCAGTGTCTTGCAACTCGCTGGTGGAACGCTCGACCCTGAAAGCGAACCCTTCGATGGCATCAACCTGATCCCGCGACTGAACGACATTCAAATCCCCTCGACTCGCACGTTGTACTTTCGCTTTTGGGACCAAGCCGCGGTTCGGCAAGGAAAATGGAAGTACATCTTCGTTGGCGACGGACGACGCTACCTCTTCGATTTGGAAAGCGACCAACACGAGCATCGCAACCTGATCGAAAGCTACCCGGAACTGGCAGGCAAATTGCATGAAACCTTGCAAACCTGGACCCTGGAACTGGATCCCCCCGGTTTGCCCAAAGGTAAAAAAATGCGAGAGCGAGATTGGTACGACTTCTACTTTGACGACCACCCCCTTTCGAAGTCCAAGTGA
- a CDS encoding alpha/beta fold hydrolase yields MRRDFLAGVMLAAATVGLSDFQGGALLAQESTATGATTESSAKIQVEPGEQTENFFAIPEPAEGRPNRLPFLLYTPKDYEAGQHVPLLLFLHGLGESGDGNFQQIAVHGPPKRVGKEGKEMPFVIVSPQSPKPGKDRKEVVESWRTDELMALLDHVEGQLSIDTRRVYVSGLSMGGFGTWRLAATHPERFAAAIPICGGGKTEWADKLAKIPLWVFHGGQDTVVELHESEEMVTAIQRAGGDVKLTIYPDAGHDSWTATYANPEVYAWLLRHQLDQSSRAF; encoded by the coding sequence ATGAGACGTGATTTCCTGGCAGGTGTGATGTTGGCCGCAGCGACGGTTGGCCTGAGTGATTTCCAAGGTGGAGCGTTGTTGGCGCAAGAGTCCACCGCAACTGGAGCGACGACGGAATCGTCGGCGAAAATCCAGGTGGAACCTGGCGAGCAAACCGAGAACTTCTTTGCGATTCCAGAACCGGCGGAGGGGCGACCGAACAGGCTGCCATTCTTGCTGTACACGCCCAAGGACTATGAGGCAGGTCAACACGTGCCATTGTTGTTGTTCTTGCACGGGCTGGGCGAGAGTGGCGACGGGAACTTCCAACAGATCGCCGTGCATGGGCCACCCAAGCGAGTTGGAAAAGAGGGCAAAGAGATGCCGTTTGTGATCGTTTCACCGCAGAGTCCCAAGCCGGGGAAAGATCGCAAAGAGGTTGTCGAGTCTTGGAGGACCGATGAGTTGATGGCTCTTCTGGATCATGTCGAAGGACAACTCTCGATCGATACCCGTCGCGTGTACGTGTCCGGTTTGAGCATGGGTGGATTTGGGACATGGCGATTGGCAGCGACTCATCCCGAACGCTTTGCAGCGGCGATTCCCATTTGTGGTGGCGGAAAAACAGAATGGGCGGACAAGCTTGCCAAGATTCCTCTGTGGGTCTTTCATGGTGGCCAGGACACCGTGGTTGAACTCCACGAGAGCGAAGAGATGGTGACCGCGATCCAGCGTGCTGGCGGGGATGTGAAGCTGACGATCTATCCTGATGCGGGGCATGACAGTTGGACAGCAACGTATGCGAATCCTGAGGTCTACGCGTGGTTGCTGCGGCATCAGCTGGATCAATCGAGTCGAGCGTTTTGA
- a CDS encoding AI-2E family transporter — MTDRPSRSNSVQDACLLILTAIALTAAVYWLRSVLVPFVVALFIVSGITPILDFLQARLNVNRVVAAGVTFVLAIGGTCLVGMSIWLSIAQMSEEGKLYRMRVSEIVSNAEGWLHDNVAGRFDSKEVMERSEAAVADLVEEAETPVVSAKPSEPDELLANAAADLRAQLEDFLRNGVASLSSELFQLGSTSIVILIYVFFLLLGNLSGYGENSLAYQVNRQVRSYLFVKTMISLATGIVFGTALWLFGVPMALTFGLLAFLLNYIPNIGPILASILPLPFILLHPDGSLAWMVSAIAVTCSIQVASGNLVEPKLMGNSADLHPVVILLALMFWGTLWGITGMFLATPITAAIKIVLDRMDATRPVAQVMAGRLGPPANDSMVAN; from the coding sequence ATGACAGACCGGCCTTCACGAAGCAACTCGGTGCAGGACGCCTGTTTGCTGATTCTGACCGCGATCGCTTTGACGGCGGCGGTGTACTGGTTGCGTTCGGTGTTGGTTCCCTTTGTGGTGGCGTTGTTCATCGTCAGCGGGATCACTCCGATTTTGGATTTCTTGCAGGCGCGTTTGAATGTGAATCGTGTGGTTGCCGCAGGCGTCACGTTTGTGTTGGCAATCGGCGGCACGTGTTTGGTCGGAATGAGCATTTGGTTGTCGATCGCTCAAATGTCCGAAGAGGGCAAGCTGTATCGGATGCGAGTGTCGGAGATCGTTTCGAACGCGGAAGGCTGGTTGCACGACAACGTTGCTGGTCGATTTGATTCCAAGGAAGTGATGGAGCGATCCGAAGCTGCGGTCGCCGACTTGGTGGAGGAAGCGGAGACGCCGGTTGTTTCGGCGAAGCCATCGGAACCTGATGAATTGCTCGCCAACGCAGCGGCGGATTTGCGGGCTCAGCTCGAGGACTTTTTGCGAAATGGTGTCGCGTCGTTGTCGAGCGAACTGTTCCAGCTGGGCTCAACCAGCATCGTGATCTTGATCTACGTCTTCTTTCTGCTGTTGGGTAACCTGAGTGGGTATGGTGAAAACTCGTTGGCGTACCAAGTCAATCGGCAGGTTCGTTCGTACTTGTTCGTGAAGACGATGATTTCGCTTGCAACCGGCATCGTGTTTGGAACGGCACTGTGGTTGTTCGGGGTGCCGATGGCACTGACGTTTGGATTGCTGGCTTTCTTGCTCAATTACATTCCCAACATCGGCCCAATCTTGGCCAGCATTCTGCCGCTGCCGTTCATCTTGCTGCATCCCGACGGTAGTTTGGCCTGGATGGTCAGTGCGATCGCGGTGACGTGCTCGATTCAGGTTGCCAGCGGCAATTTGGTGGAGCCGAAGTTGATGGGCAACTCGGCGGATCTGCACCCGGTGGTGATCCTGTTGGCGTTGATGTTTTGGGGGACGCTGTGGGGGATCACGGGGATGTTCCTGGCGACACCGATCACAGCCGCGATCAAGATTGTGCTGGACCGGATGGATGCCACGCGACCGGTCGCACAAGTGATGGCGGGACGGTTGGGACCACCTGCGAACGACAGCATGGTCGCCAATTGA
- a CDS encoding efflux RND transporter permease subunit has product MSKFFIYRPIFATVISIVIVIAGAVSFFGLPIEKFPPITPPTVQVTAVYPGANARTVAETVAAPIEQAVNGVEGMIYMSSTSTNEGLYTLTVTFELGMDLDIASVLVQNLVGSAEASLPQEVRQQGITTKKRSTQTLQFIALTSPGGTHDGLFLSNFSLDIRDEISRIKGVGDVQSFGDGDYSMRVWLDPRLLKQRGLTTEDVVAAIAEQNVQVAAGQIGAPPAQSGTSFQFSVNTQGRFSSVEQFRNIIVRTGDNGEVLRLGDLARVELGSEAYTYSSSFSGDAAATIAIYQLPGANALETAEAIHVKMDELSSASNWPDDVEYQIAYDATEFVNASISEVYKTLATAIALVVLVIFIFLQDWRATIVPVAAIPVSLIGTFAIMAGIGFSLNMLSLFGIVLAIGIVVDDAIVVVENVSRHVANGLSSRDAAVKAMSEITGPVIATTLVLLAVFVPCAFMPGITGELFRQFALTISAAVVISTINALTLSPALCGIFLRPATATRFIGFRWFNQIFDRTTAIYGAAVARLVRLTLIVSVASIALTMATGWMLTQLPTGFVPDEDQGVLFVNVQLPDAASKERTDAVIKHLDEVYSQTPGVQGWLSVTGYSLLGGSGGPNVGFSVLVLKPWDDRDATTESIAAIQQYLQNEFATEQRAMLFTFAPPPIDGLGTAGGFQMEVQDRGSNGYLPLQNATEELVANASTQSSLAALNTSFRATVPQLYVDVDREKAKTMNIPLSTVFSTLQTSLGSAYINDFTLNNRSYQVRAQAEAPFRRTASDITQLDVRDNNGNMVPLGSIVTVRDDFGPDVVRRYNMYPSAAINGSAAPGVSSGSALELMEQTADQTLPASFSYEWTGMSFQEKQASGGQYLIFGLAILFVFLVLAAQYESWTSPAAVIAVVPLAALGVALSLMLRGSDNNTYTQIGIVLLVALASKNAILIVEFASELRSAGRSPTEAATEAAKLRFRAILMTAFSSILGFLPLLVASGAGAASRQAVGTAVVGGMIAATIFALLLVPTFFVVFRTLSERMAGKSDS; this is encoded by the coding sequence ATGTCAAAGTTTTTCATCTACCGTCCGATCTTTGCCACGGTGATTTCCATCGTGATCGTGATCGCCGGCGCGGTTTCGTTCTTCGGCCTGCCGATCGAAAAGTTCCCGCCGATCACACCGCCCACGGTCCAGGTCACCGCCGTCTATCCCGGCGCGAACGCTCGGACCGTCGCCGAAACCGTGGCTGCTCCCATCGAGCAAGCGGTCAACGGCGTCGAAGGCATGATCTACATGTCTTCCACCAGCACCAACGAAGGCCTCTACACGCTCACGGTCACCTTCGAGCTGGGCATGGATTTGGACATCGCGTCGGTGCTGGTTCAAAACCTGGTCGGCAGCGCCGAAGCCAGCCTGCCACAGGAGGTCCGGCAACAAGGCATCACGACAAAAAAACGTTCCACCCAAACGCTGCAGTTCATCGCGCTGACATCCCCTGGTGGCACCCATGACGGATTGTTTCTGAGCAACTTCTCGCTCGACATTCGAGACGAAATCAGCCGCATCAAAGGGGTCGGCGACGTCCAATCCTTTGGCGATGGCGATTACAGCATGCGAGTCTGGTTGGACCCACGTCTGCTGAAACAACGTGGACTCACCACCGAAGATGTTGTCGCGGCCATCGCGGAACAAAACGTTCAAGTCGCGGCAGGACAAATTGGCGCTCCCCCTGCACAATCCGGCACCTCGTTTCAGTTTTCCGTCAACACGCAAGGTCGCTTTTCCAGCGTCGAACAATTCCGGAACATCATCGTCCGCACCGGCGACAATGGTGAAGTCCTGCGACTGGGCGATCTTGCCCGCGTCGAGCTTGGTTCCGAAGCCTACACGTACTCCAGCTCCTTTTCCGGCGACGCTGCGGCCACCATCGCGATCTACCAACTTCCCGGCGCCAACGCGTTGGAAACCGCTGAAGCGATCCACGTCAAAATGGACGAGCTTTCATCGGCGTCCAACTGGCCCGATGACGTCGAGTACCAGATCGCCTATGACGCCACCGAATTCGTCAACGCCTCCATCAGTGAAGTCTACAAAACTCTGGCAACGGCGATCGCATTGGTTGTCCTTGTCATCTTCATCTTCCTACAAGACTGGCGTGCCACGATTGTTCCCGTCGCCGCGATCCCCGTGTCGCTGATCGGCACCTTCGCCATCATGGCAGGCATCGGATTCTCACTGAACATGCTGTCGTTGTTCGGCATCGTGCTGGCCATTGGGATCGTGGTGGACGATGCCATCGTGGTGGTCGAAAACGTTTCGCGACACGTCGCCAATGGTCTGTCCAGCCGCGATGCGGCGGTCAAAGCCATGTCCGAAATCACTGGCCCCGTGATCGCCACCACCTTGGTGCTGCTGGCCGTCTTTGTGCCCTGTGCCTTCATGCCCGGCATCACCGGCGAGTTGTTTCGGCAATTTGCCTTGACCATCTCCGCTGCCGTTGTCATCAGCACGATCAACGCGTTGACACTCAGCCCTGCCCTGTGCGGAATCTTCCTCCGCCCCGCCACCGCAACGCGATTCATTGGCTTCCGCTGGTTCAACCAAATCTTTGATCGCACGACTGCCATCTACGGTGCTGCGGTCGCCCGCTTGGTCCGCCTGACATTGATCGTCTCCGTGGCCTCCATCGCCTTGACAATGGCAACCGGCTGGATGCTGACGCAATTGCCAACCGGTTTCGTCCCCGATGAAGACCAAGGCGTTCTGTTCGTCAACGTTCAACTTCCCGACGCGGCCAGCAAGGAACGCACCGATGCGGTGATCAAACACTTGGACGAGGTCTACTCCCAAACTCCCGGTGTGCAAGGTTGGTTGTCCGTGACCGGTTACTCCTTGCTGGGCGGCAGTGGTGGCCCGAACGTCGGCTTTTCGGTGTTGGTCCTGAAACCATGGGATGATCGGGACGCCACCACCGAGAGTATCGCTGCGATTCAACAATACCTGCAAAATGAATTTGCCACCGAACAACGAGCCATGCTGTTCACGTTCGCTCCTCCGCCCATCGATGGGTTAGGAACCGCGGGCGGATTCCAAATGGAAGTCCAGGACCGAGGCAGCAACGGCTACCTGCCCCTGCAAAATGCAACGGAAGAATTGGTTGCCAACGCCTCGACTCAGTCCAGCTTGGCAGCGTTGAACACTTCTTTCCGAGCCACCGTTCCTCAGCTTTATGTGGATGTGGATCGCGAAAAAGCGAAGACGATGAACATCCCCCTGAGCACCGTGTTCTCAACGTTGCAGACCTCCCTCGGGTCGGCCTACATCAACGACTTCACGCTCAACAACCGTTCGTACCAAGTCCGTGCGCAAGCCGAAGCTCCCTTCCGTCGAACGGCATCGGACATCACCCAACTGGACGTTCGAGACAACAACGGCAACATGGTTCCGCTGGGTTCCATCGTGACTGTCCGCGATGACTTTGGTCCCGATGTCGTGCGACGCTACAACATGTACCCCAGCGCCGCGATCAACGGCTCCGCCGCCCCTGGCGTCAGCTCCGGCTCGGCTCTGGAGTTGATGGAACAGACCGCGGACCAAACGCTGCCTGCGTCCTTCTCCTACGAATGGACCGGGATGTCGTTCCAAGAAAAACAGGCCTCCGGTGGCCAGTACCTGATCTTCGGATTGGCGATTCTGTTCGTGTTCTTGGTCCTCGCCGCTCAGTACGAAAGTTGGACCAGCCCCGCGGCGGTGATTGCTGTCGTGCCGCTCGCCGCACTCGGTGTCGCGTTGTCATTGATGCTGCGAGGAAGCGATAACAACACCTACACACAAATTGGCATCGTGCTGCTGGTCGCATTGGCCAGCAAAAACGCGATTCTGATCGTGGAGTTTGCCAGTGAACTGCGCTCCGCAGGTCGATCTCCAACAGAAGCCGCGACGGAAGCTGCCAAGCTTCGGTTCCGAGCCATCTTGATGACAGCGTTCTCGTCGATCCTGGGCTTCCTGCCATTGCTGGTCGCCTCCGGTGCGGGGGCCGCCAGCCGACAAGCTGTCGGCACCGCCGTGGTGGGAGGCATGATCGCCGCCACCATCTTTGCACTGCTGCTCGTCCCCACGTTCTTCGTCGTCTTCCGAACGCTCTCCGAACGCATGGCTGGCAAGTCCGACAGCTAA